One segment of Salvelinus alpinus chromosome 1, SLU_Salpinus.1, whole genome shotgun sequence DNA contains the following:
- the ern1 gene encoding serine/threonine-protein kinase/endoribonuclease IRE1, with amino-acid sequence MMDWTVSSRALLWCIFTLLCSIDPLQMSFCHASTVSLPESLLFVSTLDGNLHAVSKKSGSIKWTLKEDPVLQVPTHVAEPAFLPDPNDGSLYSLGGKNNEGLTKLPFTIPELVQASPCRSSDGIIYMGKKQDLWYVVDLLTGEKQQTLTSSFAEMLCPSSSLLYLGRTEYTITMYDTKSRELRWNATYFDYASTVPDDDTKYKMAHFVSNGDGLVVTVDSESGDVQWIQNYNSPVVAMYIWQREGLRKVPLTNVAVETLRYLTFMSGEVGRITQWKYPFPKEKKPKNKLMATLYVGKYSTSLYASPSLVHDGVTVVPRGSTFPMLEGPNSQEVTMEEECVITPRTSVKFNSALRERNHINFMRNHLLLIGHHETPPDAHNKILEKFPDSIPRQQGNVIPTTTEKTLEEKVNESDMGEGPTVGPSPPAVTSIQEQRGQTTPVRVEAPVDSMLKDMATIIFSTFLLTGWVAFIIIYPKSVHKQQQLQHEQFQRQLDERLDLLRRQPFSPPGTDLPLLAPDADSDHSSPNITPHASNHSNLSVPELGSSANEPEDGDEDSNMVRVGKITFRPKNVLGHGAEGTIVYKGQFDNRAVAVKRILPECFSFADREVDLLRESDEHPNVIRYFCTERDRQFQYIAIELCAASLQEYVERQDFDRHGLEPVMLLQQTMSGLAHLHSLNIVHRDLKPHNILVSMPNAHGRARAMISDFGLCKKLAVGRHSFSRRSGVPGTEGWIAPEVLSEDCKDNPTCTVDIFSAGCVFYYVVSWGCHPFGKSLQRQANILLGAYSLDQLQPDKHEDIVAADLIEQMLSMEPQRRPSAESVLKHPFFWSLEKQLQFFQDLSDRIEKEPLDGPIVRQLERGGRAVVKLDWREHITVPLQTDLRKFRSYKGGSVRDLLRAMRNKKHHYRELPAEVQETLGSIPDDFVSYFTSRFPHLLRHTYLAMRTCAHERSFLPYYSSSEQLAWIRTPYTHPGPKATELLQTHTSQPEEPTPSNTVPSQPEKVSNTIPSTAPIQSVTVSDSTPIQSLSNTTTPPQSVPTTLPVVPVSSTSLPVQPVLPTSPSSTLPDPPPQTVLPSEPPTPSETPLTDPDPPEPHILPVPHPATPDTAPA; translated from the exons AGTTTCTGCCACGCCAGCACCGTCTCCCTCCCCGAAAGCCTGCTCTTTGTGTCCACCCTGGATGGAAACCTACACGCCGTCAGCAAGAAATCAGGCTCTATCAAATGGACGCTGAAAGAGG ATCCTGTTCTGCAGGTTCCAACGCATGTGGCAGA GCCAGCTTTTCTGCCTGACCCTAACGATGGCAGCCTGTACTCTCTAGGAGGGAAGAACAATGAGGGACTGACT AAACTGCCTTTCACCatacctgagctggtccaggcgTCGCCCTGCCGCAGCTCTGACGGGATCATCTACATGG ggAAGAAGCAGGACCTGTGGTACGTGGTGGACCTGTTGACAGGGGAGAAGCAGCAGACCCTCACTTCCTCCTTTGCTGAGATGCtgtgtccctcctcctccctgctcTACCTGGGACGTACCG AGTACACTATCACCATGTACGACACCAAGAGTAGAGAGCTCCGCTGGAATGCCACCTACTTCGACTACGCCTCCACGGTGCCTGACGACGACACCAAATACA AGATGGCCCACTTTGTCTCCAATGGTGACGGGCTGGTGGTGACAGTGGACAGTGAGTCGGGTGACGTCCAGTGGATCCAGAATTACAACTCCCCCGTGGTGGCCATGTACATATGGCAGCGTGAGGGCCTGCGCAAGGTGCCGCTCACCAACGTCGCTGTGGAAACGCTGCGCTACCTCACCTTCATGTCAGGCGAGGTGGGCCGCATCACGCAGTGGAAGTATCCCTTCCCCAAGGAGAAGAAGCCCAAGAACAAGCTCAT GGCCACACTCTACGTAGGCAAGTACTCCACCAGCCTGTACGCATCGCCCTCCCTGGTGCATGATGGGGTCACGGTCGTG CCCCGCGGCAGCACCTTCCCCATGCTGGAGGGTCCTAACAGCCAGGAGGTAACAATGGAGGAGGAGTGTGTGATCACCCCCAGGACCAGCGTCAAATTCAACTCTGCCCTGAGGGAACGCAACCACATCAACTTCATGAGGAACCACCTGCTCCTCATAG GTCATCATGAGACGCCTCCTGATGCCCATAACAAGATCCTGGAGAAGTTCCCTGACAGTATCCCACGCCAGCAGGGCAATGTCATCCCCACCACCACAGAGAAGACCCTAGAGGAG AAGGTGAATGAGAGTGACATGGGAGAAGGCCCCACTGTGGGCCCCAGCCCCCCGGCGGTCACCTCCATCCAGGAGCAGCGTGGGCAGACCACACCGGTGAGGGTGGAGGCCCCTGTGGACTCCATGCTTAAAGACATGGCCACCATCATTTTCAGCACcttcctcctgactggctggGTAGCCTTCATCATCATCTACCCCAAG AGTGTTCACAAACAGCAGCAGCTGCAGCATGAACAGTTCCAGAGGCAGTTGGATGAGCGGCTGGATCTCCTCAGGAGACAGCCGTTCTCTCCCCCGGGGACTGACCTGCCCCTGCTGGCCCCGGACGCTGACTCAGACCACAGCAGCCCCAACATCACCCCCCATGCATCCAACCACTCCAACCTGTCTGTGCCTGAGCTGGGCAGCTCTGCCAATGAGCCCGAGGACGGAG ATGAGGACTCCAACATGGTCAGAGTTGGAAAGATAACATTCCGGcccaaaaatgttttgggacACGGTGCAGAGGGAACCATTGTGTATAA GGGTCAGTTTGACAACCGTGCCGTGGCAGTCAAGAGGATCCTCCCAGAATGCTTCAGCTTTGCTGACCGTGAGGTGGACCTGCTGCGCGAGTCGGACGAGCACCCCAACGTCATCCGTTACTTCTGCACAGAGAGGGACCGCCAGTTCCAGTACATCGCCATAGAGCTGTGTGCCGCCTCACTGCAAGAG TATGTGGAGAGACAGGATTTTGATCGGCATGGACTGGAGCCTGTGATGCTGCTGCAGCAGACCATGTCAGGACTGGCACACCTGCACTCCCTCAATATAG TGCACAGAGACCTGAAGCCCCACAACATCCTGGTGTCCATGCCCAACGCCCACGGTCGGGCGCGGGCCATGATCTCCGACTTTGGCCTGTGTAAGAAGCTGGCGGTGGGCCGACACAGCTTCAGCAGGAGGTCCGGGGTGCCCGGCACCGAGGGGTGGATCGCCCCAGAGGTCCTCAGTGAGGACTGCAAGGACAACCCT aCGTGCACGGTGGACATATTCTCTGCAGGCTGTGTGTTCTACTATGTGGTGTCCTGGGGATGTCATCCCTTTGGCAAGTCCCTGCAGAGGCAAGCCAACATACTGCTGGGAGCCTACAGCCTGGACCAGCTACAGCCTGACAAACATG AGGACATCGTGGCCGCAGACCTGATAGAACAGATGCTGAGCATGGAGCCCCAGAGGAGGCCTTCTGCTGAGAGCGTGCTCAAACACCCCTTCTTCTGGAGCCTGGAGAAACAACTGCAGTTCTTCCAG GACTTGAGTGACAGGATAGAGAAGGAGCCGCTGGACGGACCAATCGTAAGGCAGTTGGAGCGAGGGGGGCGGGCCGTGGTGAAACTGGACTGGAGGGAGCACATCACAGTGCCTCTACAGACTG ACCTACGCAAATTCCGGTCGTATAAAGGAGGGTCTGTCAGAGATCTTCTCCgtgccatgagaaacaag AAGCACCATTACAGGGAGTTACCAGCAGAGGTCCAGGAGACTCTGGGCTCCATCCCTGATGACTTTGTCTCCTACTTCACTTCCCGCTTCCCACACCTGCTGCGCCACACCTACCTGGCCATGCGCACCTGTGCCCACGAGAGGTCATTCCTTCCCTACTACTCCAGCTCAGAGCAGCTCGCCTGGATACGGACTCCCTACACACACCCCGGGCCCAAGGCCACAGAGCTGCTGCAGACACACACGTCTCAGCCAGAGGAACCCACACCGTCAAACACAGTACCCTCACAGCCTGAGAAGGTGTCAAACACAATTCCATCCACAGCACCCATACAGTCAGTGACCGTATCAGACTCCACACCCATACAGTCACTGTCAAACACAACAACACCCCCACAGTCAGTGCCAACCACATTACCAGTAGTGCCAGTATCATCCACATCATTACCAGTCCAACCAGTACTGCCTACATCACCCTCATCCACACTGCCAGACCCGCCTCCACAGACAGTGTTGCCCTCAGAACCCCCCACACCCTCAGAAACCCCCCTTACAGATCCCGACCCACCTGAGCCACACATACTGCCAGTGCCACATCCAGCCACACCGGACACGGCCCCTGCCTGA